From the Methanocaldococcus fervens AG86 genome, the window TTCTCTCATTACCTCCTCTTTTGCTTCCTCTATCTTATCTTTTGGAACAATCCTTATAGGGCAGCCAGCTATAACTTTATCTAAATCAGGAGCCGCTATCTTAACTCCTGCTGCCGCTGTAACTTCATTAACTGGCTTAAATTTGTCTCTTGGGTCTCTCATCTCATCCAATGGTTTTGGTTTTAGTAATGCCTTAACTCTTGTTACTAAAACACCATCAGGCAATCCAACAACTAAATAATCTCCTCTCTTAGCAATCCCATCATAAATTATTGCATCGATTGTTGTTCCCAATCCCCTCTCTTCTTTAACTTCCAATATTGTCCCTTTTGCATAACCCTCAACATTGAGTTTTAATCTATCCTCCAAAAACTTCTGGGCTAAACCTGCAACCATCATTAATAAATCAGGAATCCCTTCCCCAGTAACTGCTGAAACGGGAACAATACAGACGGTTTTTGTTACATCTTGAACTCTTGAATATAAATCTGCCTCAAAACCAAGCTCATTTAATGGTTTTATTACATTTTCATACAATCTTATTTCAAATTCGGTTAATGCATTTGGGTGTTGGTTTTTTTCATTGAAGTTTAATATGAAAGGCATTTCCTTAGAGTTCCACCCTGGAATTAGGTCAATTTTATTTGCTGCAACAACAAATGGGGTTTTACACTGCCTCAATATATTAACTGCCTCAATAGTTTGTGGTTTAAATCCTTCATTTATATCAACAACTAAAATGGCTATATCAGCCAAAGCTCCTCCTCTCTTTCTTAAAGATGTGAATGCTTCATGTCCAGGAGTATCTATAACTAACAATCCAGGGATTTTTAAGTCTGCTTTTAGCATATTTAATAGATCTCCACAAACTCTTTTTATAACATCTATTGGGATTTCACTCGCCCCTATGTGTTGGGTAATCCCTCCAGCTTCTCTTTTAGCCACTCTTGTTTTTCTTATTTTATCTAAAAGCGTCGTTTTTCCATGGTCTACATGTCCTAAAACACATACAATTGGACATCTGAGATTTCCTCCGTTTTTAGTTTTTTTATCTTTTTTAGCCATAAAAATCCCCTCTTTATTTGTGTTTTCGTAAAAATGATGTAAAAAATAATAAGCATACAAAAGTTATAAAAATTTATATTGGATGCTATCTTTTTAGTAATGTTATATATAGATTACTAACCATATCAGCCTTTTAAGAAAAGCCTGGGGAAAATTATTTTGATGAAACTTTTACTAAAAGTTTCATAGATTACTGAACTTATTATTTGGAGGAATCATCATGGACTTTGAAAATAAGAAATGTGAAATTTGTGGTAAAAAAGCAGAGATTTTTCTATTTGGGAAGTTTTTATGCAAAAATGAAAAATGCATTGAAGAGGCAAAAAAATTGAGTATGGCAAGACATAAGTTTAGAGTTGTTGCTGTTGGTTCTACAAACCCAGTAAAGATAGAGGCGGTTAAGGAAGGTTTTGAGAAGGTTTTAGGGGCTGTAGAAGTTATTGGGGTTGATGTGGATAGTAATGTCTCATCACACCCAATTGGCTTAGAGGAAACGTATTTGGGGGCTTTGAATAGGGCTAAAAATGCATTTGAAAAGGTTCAATGTTCTTATGGTGTTGGGATAGAGGCAGGTTTAATAGAGGTTGGGGGGCATTATATAGATATCCACGTATGTGTTGTGTTTGATGGAGTTAAAGAGACAGTAGGCTTATCTCAAGGCTTTGAATATCCAAAGATTGTTGCTGAAAATGTTTTGAAAGGTATTGAAGGGGGAAAGACAGCTGAAGAAATATCAGGTATTAAAGATATTGGAAAAAATATTGGTTTGATTGGTTATTTAACTGACAACAACATAACAAGGAAAGATTTGTGTAGAGATAGTGTTATAATGGCATTAATTCCAAGAATGATGAAAAACATATATTTATATTAAAGAGGTGGAATTATTAATCTAAAAATAAGTAAAAAGGATGTAGTTGAATGGATAATATTTTTAATTGTTTTAATTTTAATTTGGAGCCATGTAAATGTTGTTGTATCTAACAGTATGTATCCTATTATGAAGAGAGGAGATTTGGTTGTAGTTGAAAATGCAGGATTTGAATTCAACCCACAAAATGTTGATGTTGGAGATATTGTAGTTTATAAAGCTCACTGGCCTCATTATCACATAATATCCAATAATAAAACCTTGTACATATTTAAGGAAGGGGATGCTAAAGATATACAAATAAGAGTTTTGGGAGAGCTAAAAACAGATAAAGGAGTTTATAAAATATTAGAGGCAGAGATTACAGAAAGCCCTACAAGGCCTGTGATACATAGAGTTATTGATAAGGTTGAGTATAATAATAAAACCTACTTTATTATAAAAGGAGATAATAACAAAATTCATGATCCAGAGCTTGTTTCAGTTAATCAAATAAAGAAAAGAGTTATAACTATAAATGGGTATCCTTTAGTAATCCCATATATTGGATATTTATCAATATTCGTTAAAGAATACTGGTATTTGGTAATTTTGTTTATAATAATTTATTATGCATACGATTATATTAGAGAAGGGAAAAATGAAAAAAGTAATACCTAGGGACAAAGTCCTGTTGATGTATCTTAGAGCAGAGATTCACTATGTTAATTCCAACTGTATCTAAGAGGCATTACTCCCTTACGGAAGTAATGCATCCGTTTTAATGAAACTTTTACAAAAGTTTCGGTGAGAAGATGAAAAAGCTCCTGTTAATTTTTGGAATACTCGTATTGATAACCTCAACCTCCATGTGTATCAGCCACAATAATTTAAATGACTTAAAAAAGAGCGTAGTGGTTGAGGTTAATGGAACTCCTGTAGAGATTCCGTTAAGGGCAACAGTTGGCGAAGCAAAAGACGTGAAGTTGATAAACACAACTGACGATGAGATTTACAACTATTACCGCTCAAAGATGTTGATTTACATATACGGGAATATGAGTTTAAAACCAGCTGAAGGTGGGGTAGCAATAGTTGATTTGGTAACAAAATTAAAATGGTTCAACCAATTTTACCCTCACAACATAGTTGTTGAGCTAGAGAGAAATAATTCAACTGTAACTGTGGAAAGTTTCTTTGCAAATGGAAAACGCTCAACAGATAAACTTAAAATAAACGAGAGTGAATATTTAATGAACAACAATAAAACAATGGTTATAAAGATTATAAAAACCCAAAACAATGCAACAATAACAAAAATAAACAATACATTTATAATTGAAGGAAATTCTTTAGAGGAGTTGGATAAAGCAGAAACAAGGTTCGTAATAGCTTTATTTAAGGGTAGTGTAAGCTAATTTAATAACCTAAGAGACCTTGCCGAGCGTAGCGAGGCAATACATGCATAGGGCTTCGCCCTATTGCTATACCCAGAGCGGAGTTGCCTTTGGCAACTCCACTTTAACTAAGAGACATTATGAGGGGCTTTAGCCCCTCCTTAATGCATCCGTTTTGATCAACGCACCATAGGACTCACGCCCTATTGGTATACCCATAAGTTTTGATCAACCTTTTCTTAAAAGGTTGTTCGAGCAACCTTTTACTAAAAGGTTGAGAAGGAACGAGGTTTGTTATAGCTTTATTTAGAAGCAACATGCTCTAAAATACAAATTTATTTCATTTTTATTTCATTTTTAATGGTGTTTTTTATGCTGATTGTTGATGTAAATCATGGAGCTTTGCAGTTAGCTGAAGAGTATTTAAATTTAGGATATAACGTTGATGTATGGGATATTTATCAAAAAATAAAAAAATCGGAGGATTTTAAAATCAAATATCAAAACTTAAAAGAAAAATTTGGAAATAGGTTAAATTTATTTTTTGAAAATCCAGATTTTGAAAAATACGATAAAATTATAGCTCCAATACACTGCCCAATAGATGTTAATTTTATCCCATTCACAGATGCAGTTTCTGAGATATTAGAAGAAAAATTTGGAAATGTCCATAAAAAAATAATAAACATAACTGGAGTTAAAGGCAAAACAACAACGACAACACTTATAAACCACATTTTAAAAGAAAAATATTCAACTTATTTACATAACTCAAATTTTGGTTCCATTGCTCCACCAACTATTTTAAAGATTTTAAACAACTTAGATGTTGATAAATACGATTTTTTCATATTTGAAACATCTTTGGGGTTAATTAAATGTAAGTATGGAGCCATAACCAATGTCTTAGAAAATTATAAGATAGCGGGTGGAAGGAGAGACGCACTAACCGCAAAATTCAGTTCTTTAAAAAATGCTGAAACCTCTTTTGTAAATAAGAGAGATATTGAGAAATACAACCTAAACATAAAACATAAATGCTTAAATGTTATAGATGTTGATAAGGCGGAGATTTTAAACAAATATCCGTTAAAATTTAAATATTTTGAAAAGGTCTTTG encodes:
- the infB gene encoding translation initiation factor IF-2; protein product: MAKKDKKTKNGGNLRCPIVCVLGHVDHGKTTLLDKIRKTRVAKREAGGITQHIGASEIPIDVIKRVCGDLLNMLKADLKIPGLLVIDTPGHEAFTSLRKRGGALADIAILVVDINEGFKPQTIEAVNILRQCKTPFVVAANKIDLIPGWNSKEMPFILNFNEKNQHPNALTEFEIRLYENVIKPLNELGFEADLYSRVQDVTKTVCIVPVSAVTGEGIPDLLMMVAGLAQKFLEDRLKLNVEGYAKGTILEVKEERGLGTTIDAIIYDGIAKRGDYLVVGLPDGVLVTRVKALLKPKPLDEMRDPRDKFKPVNEVTAAAGVKIAAPDLDKVIAGCPIRIVPKDKIEEAKEEVMREVEEAKIEVDDEGILIKADTLGSLEALANELRKAGVKIKKAEVGDVTKKDVIEVASYKQSNPLYGAIVAFNVKILPEAQKEIEKYGIKVFVDNIIYKLVEDFTEWVKKEEERIKYEEFEKLIKPAIVRILPDCIFRQKDPAICGVEVLYGTLRVGAPLMREDGMQLGYVREIKDRGENVREAKAGKAVSIAIDGRVVLKRHVDEGDYMYVAVPENHVRELYHKYMDRLRSDEKEALLKYMELMQKLTNNIFWGR
- the yjjX gene encoding inosine/xanthosine triphosphatase, coding for MDFENKKCEICGKKAEIFLFGKFLCKNEKCIEEAKKLSMARHKFRVVAVGSTNPVKIEAVKEGFEKVLGAVEVIGVDVDSNVSSHPIGLEETYLGALNRAKNAFEKVQCSYGVGIEAGLIEVGGHYIDIHVCVVFDGVKETVGLSQGFEYPKIVAENVLKGIEGGKTAEEISGIKDIGKNIGLIGYLTDNNITRKDLCRDSVIMALIPRMMKNIYLY
- a CDS encoding S26 family signal peptidase; the protein is MYPIMKRGDLVVVENAGFEFNPQNVDVGDIVVYKAHWPHYHIISNNKTLYIFKEGDAKDIQIRVLGELKTDKGVYKILEAEITESPTRPVIHRVIDKVEYNNKTYFIIKGDNNKIHDPELVSVNQIKKRVITINGYPLVIPYIGYLSIFVKEYWYLVILFIIIYYAYDYIREGKNEKSNT
- the cfbE gene encoding coenzyme F430 synthase codes for the protein MLIVDVNHGALQLAEEYLNLGYNVDVWDIYQKIKKSEDFKIKYQNLKEKFGNRLNLFFENPDFEKYDKIIAPIHCPIDVNFIPFTDAVSEILEEKFGNVHKKIINITGVKGKTTTTTLINHILKEKYSTYLHNSNFGSIAPPTILKILNNLDVDKYDFFIFETSLGLIKCKYGAITNVLENYKIAGGRRDALTAKFSSLKNAETSFVNKRDIEKYNLNIKHKCLNVIDVDKAEILNKYPLKFKYFEKVFEFNKNVFGLHFVENSLFAIEICKNLVDIDEIKERLKTFTIKNRMEIKKIDKKFLVKNINPGLDIKAIYYAIKDFLEVFDGDIYIGGDFGVVCEEIDVKKLADILKKFNCKYIFVGEIGRELLNYLDGIYIKKFDENKIKNNSLVILREKLS